From Deferrisoma camini S3R1, the proteins below share one genomic window:
- a CDS encoding TVP38/TMEM64 family protein, which yields MALISKGRLRWAAAAVVAAAVVWLGWRYDVRGLLLAALARIEALGVVGAAAFAAIYVAACILFIPGSVLTLGAGVVYGVVWGSVLVSAASTLGATAAFLVGRYLARDWVARKIAGNPRFRAIDDAVAREGWKIVGLTRLSPVFPFNLLNYAYGLTKVSLRDYLLASWVGMMPGTVMYVYLGSLAGDLASVGTGQTTRTPAQWTLYLTGLAATVLVTVYITRIARAALAKKVETDEL from the coding sequence ATGGCGTTGATCTCCAAGGGCCGGCTTCGGTGGGCCGCGGCCGCAGTGGTCGCGGCCGCTGTGGTCTGGCTCGGGTGGCGGTATGACGTTCGGGGCCTGCTCCTGGCCGCCCTGGCCCGGATCGAGGCCCTGGGAGTCGTCGGAGCCGCCGCGTTCGCGGCGATCTACGTGGCCGCGTGCATCCTGTTCATCCCGGGCTCGGTGCTGACCCTGGGGGCGGGGGTGGTGTACGGCGTGGTGTGGGGCTCGGTGCTCGTGTCCGCGGCGTCGACCCTCGGCGCCACGGCCGCGTTCCTGGTGGGCCGCTACCTGGCAAGGGACTGGGTGGCCCGCAAGATCGCGGGCAACCCCCGTTTCCGGGCCATCGACGACGCCGTGGCCCGCGAGGGGTGGAAGATCGTGGGGCTGACCCGGCTTTCTCCGGTGTTCCCGTTCAATCTGCTAAACTATGCCTACGGCCTGACCAAGGTGAGCCTGCGGGACTACCTGCTGGCCTCGTGGGTGGGCATGATGCCGGGCACCGTGATGTACGTGTACCTGGGGTCCCTGGCGGGGGACCTGGCGTCGGTGGGCACGGGGCAGACCACCCGCACCCCGGCCCAGTGGACCCTGTACCTGACCGGGCTGGCGGCCACCGTTCTCGTCACGGTCTACATCACCCGGATCGC
- a CDS encoding anti-sigma factor family protein: protein MMTCREAARLISQELDAPLPRGRRLALWLHVGLCRACRAYRRDLRLLTDWVRSRVQDLEAAGEGSRLSEADRRRLEEALEGGRE from the coding sequence ATGATGACGTGCAGGGAGGCGGCGCGGCTGATCTCGCAGGAACTGGACGCCCCCCTGCCTCGGGGACGGCGGCTGGCCCTTTGGCTCCACGTGGGGCTGTGCCGGGCCTGCCGGGCCTACCGCCGGGATCTGCGGCTCCTGACGGACTGGGTGCGGAGCCGCGTCCAGGACCTGGAGGCCGCTGGGGAAGGGAGCAGGTTGTCCGAGGCCGACCGGCGGCGGTTGGAGGAGGCGCTCGAGGGGGGCCGGGAGTAA
- a CDS encoding HyaD/HybD family hydrogenase maturation endopeptidase has translation MTDDAAGLEALAAFSSAYEVPEGVDLVDGGTLGLDLLHIVEAYPRVLILDCVTTGRPPGTVVRVDGDDIPRVFAQCLSPHQMGIQDLAAALELLGRMPERFTVLGIEPERIDPGVELTEPVRNNLPRLVEAAAGVLEEWGVPVRRRR, from the coding sequence ATGACCGACGACGCGGCCGGGCTCGAAGCCCTGGCCGCGTTTTCTTCGGCCTACGAGGTCCCAGAGGGCGTGGACCTGGTGGACGGCGGCACCCTGGGGTTGGACCTCCTCCACATCGTCGAGGCGTACCCGCGGGTGCTGATCCTCGACTGCGTGACCACGGGCCGGCCGCCGGGAACCGTGGTCCGGGTGGACGGGGACGACATCCCCCGGGTGTTCGCCCAGTGCCTGTCGCCCCACCAGATGGGGATCCAGGATCTGGCCGCGGCCCTGGAGCTCCTGGGGCGGATGCCGGAGCGGTTCACCGTTCTGGGGATCGAGCCCGAGCGAATCGACCCGGGGGTGGAGCTGACCGAACCCGTGCGGAACAACCTCCCCCGGCTCGTGGAGGCCGCAGCCGGGGTGCTGGAGGAGTGGGGCGTACCCGTGCGGCGGCGCAGATAG
- a CDS encoding hydrogenase small subunit, whose translation MAENRDPIANTSLEQYLESRGVSRRDFMKYCTGLAAMLALPLGAAEKVAAAIADDKRPPVIWLHFQECTGDSESLLRASRPTVAELILDYLSVDYHETIMAAAGHQAEQARAKTLEEYKGKYIAVVEGGIPTKDGGLYCCIGGRSAVDIATEVCGNAMATIAVGTCSAYGGIQAAYPNPTGAVSVSELLPSIPVVNLPGCPVNTANLTGTVAHLLTFGNLPQLDRYKRPLFAYGKRIHDNCERRGHFDAGQFVETWGDHGHRQGWCLYKMGCKGPATFHNCPQVRWNDGVNWPVGAGHPCVGCSEPGFWDSMSPFYGRLPNVPGFGAETTATKIGVGLTVATAAAFAAHGVVKTTQLRMKKD comes from the coding sequence ATGGCAGAGAACCGAGACCCCATCGCAAACACCAGTCTGGAACAGTACCTGGAGAGCCGGGGCGTGAGCCGGCGCGACTTCATGAAGTACTGCACCGGCCTGGCCGCCATGCTGGCCCTGCCTCTGGGCGCTGCCGAGAAGGTGGCTGCGGCCATCGCCGACGACAAGCGGCCGCCCGTGATCTGGCTCCACTTCCAAGAGTGCACGGGCGACAGCGAGTCGCTGCTGCGGGCGTCTCGGCCCACCGTGGCGGAGCTGATCCTCGACTATCTCTCGGTGGACTACCACGAGACCATCATGGCCGCGGCCGGCCACCAGGCCGAGCAGGCCCGGGCGAAGACCCTCGAGGAGTACAAGGGCAAGTACATCGCGGTCGTGGAAGGCGGCATCCCCACCAAGGACGGCGGGCTGTACTGCTGTATCGGCGGCCGCTCCGCCGTGGACATCGCCACCGAGGTGTGCGGCAACGCCATGGCCACGATCGCCGTGGGCACATGCTCGGCCTACGGCGGCATCCAGGCCGCCTACCCCAACCCCACGGGCGCCGTGAGCGTGTCGGAACTGCTGCCCTCGATCCCGGTGGTGAACCTGCCGGGCTGCCCGGTGAACACGGCCAACCTCACCGGCACCGTGGCCCACCTGCTCACCTTCGGAAACCTTCCCCAGCTCGACCGGTACAAGAGGCCCCTGTTCGCCTACGGCAAGCGCATCCACGACAACTGCGAGCGACGGGGCCACTTTGACGCCGGTCAGTTCGTGGAGACGTGGGGAGATCACGGCCACCGGCAGGGATGGTGCCTGTACAAGATGGGCTGCAAGGGGCCGGCAACCTTCCACAACTGCCCCCAGGTGCGGTGGAACGACGGGGTCAACTGGCCGGTGGGGGCCGGCCATCCCTGCGTGGGCTGCTCTGAGCCGGGCTTCTGGGACTCCATGAGCCCGTTCTACGGCCGGCTGCCCAACGTGCCCGGCTTCGGCGCGGAGACCACCGCCACCAAGATCGGCGTCGGCCTCACCGTGGCCACGGCGGCCGCGTTCGCCGCGCACGGCGTGGTCAAGACGACCCAGCTTCGGATGAAGAAGGACTGA
- the cybH gene encoding Ni/Fe-hydrogenase, b-type cytochrome subunit, with product MRRLAIKVWEFPVRLFHWTNFLAIVVLSLTGAYIHWPFLSTPHSAFPFLMGWARTIHFVAGWVLMIGLVGRLYWAFVGNRYARLPTFFPYLTRKGWKQIWGVLRYYLFLARRMPSHLGHNAIASTAYGFLFLLLWFQVVTGFALFGQADPAGTAYRLTGWVFGIATNQWVRLGHYFAMWVIFAFFITHIYAMWMSDLAERDGTAGSMFSGYKYGDLESFADTDPRGR from the coding sequence ATGCGAAGGCTCGCGATCAAGGTGTGGGAGTTCCCGGTCCGGCTGTTCCACTGGACCAATTTCCTGGCCATCGTGGTGCTGAGCCTGACCGGCGCCTACATCCACTGGCCGTTCCTGAGCACCCCCCACTCGGCCTTCCCGTTCCTCATGGGATGGGCCCGGACGATCCACTTCGTGGCCGGGTGGGTCCTGATGATCGGCCTCGTCGGCCGGCTCTACTGGGCGTTCGTGGGGAACCGGTACGCCCGGCTCCCCACCTTCTTCCCCTACCTGACCCGGAAGGGATGGAAGCAGATCTGGGGCGTGCTCCGATACTACCTGTTCCTCGCCCGGCGGATGCCCTCCCACCTGGGGCACAACGCCATCGCCTCCACGGCCTATGGGTTCCTGTTCCTCCTTCTTTGGTTCCAGGTGGTGACCGGGTTTGCCCTGTTCGGCCAGGCGGACCCGGCGGGCACGGCCTACCGGCTCACCGGGTGGGTGTTCGGCATCGCCACCAACCAGTGGGTGCGGCTCGGCCACTACTTTGCGATGTGGGTGATCTTTGCATTTTTCATCACCCACATCTACGCCATGTGGATGTCCGACCTGGCCGAGCGGGACGGCACCGCCGGGAGCATGTTCAGTGGATACAAGTACGGAGACCTCGAGAGCTTCGCGGACACTGATCCTCGGGGTCGGTAA
- a CDS encoding sigma-70 family RNA polymerase sigma factor, whose product MTGGGDRTLPDPSEWVERYGDLLYRYALARLADPDAARDVVQETLLSAVKGRTSFGGRADPRTWLVGILKHKIVDHLRRIVREAPAGDGDPEAEWFDSSGRWRNPTGTVTEPDRMLDSREFWRALRRCLAGLPRRQAAAFVLRELEGMDTAGLCQELGITATNAWVLLHRARLGLRRCLEKEWGRVAEEPNR is encoded by the coding sequence ATGACCGGGGGCGGCGACCGCACGCTGCCCGACCCGTCCGAGTGGGTGGAGCGTTATGGCGACCTGCTGTATCGATATGCCTTGGCCCGTCTGGCCGACCCGGATGCGGCCCGGGACGTCGTCCAGGAGACCCTGCTCTCGGCCGTGAAGGGGCGGACTTCCTTCGGGGGGCGGGCCGACCCCCGCACCTGGCTGGTCGGCATCCTCAAACACAAGATCGTGGACCACCTCCGCCGGATCGTTCGGGAGGCGCCGGCCGGCGACGGCGACCCGGAGGCCGAGTGGTTCGACTCCTCCGGCCGGTGGAGGAACCCCACCGGGACCGTAACTGAGCCGGATCGGATGCTGGACAGCCGGGAGTTCTGGAGGGCTCTGCGCCGGTGTCTGGCGGGGTTGCCCCGGCGACAGGCCGCGGCGTTCGTGCTGCGGGAGCTCGAGGGGATGGACACGGCCGGGCTGTGTCAGGAGCTGGGGATCACGGCGACCAACGCGTGGGTGCTGCTGCACCGGGCCCGGCTGGGACTCCGCCGCTGCCTGGAGAAGGAGTGGGGTCGCGTGGCAGAGGAGCCGAACCGATGA
- a CDS encoding nickel-dependent hydrogenase large subunit, with the protein MAKKIVVDPITRIEGHLRIEAKVEDGVITDAWSIGTMWRGIEKILHGRDPREAWYWTQRFCGVCTTVHSLASVRAVEDAVGMQVPLNAELIRNLIMGIQNVQDHVIHFYHLHALDWVDIVSALKADPGATAKLAQSISDWPKSSKDYFTAVQKRVAAFVGTKRLGPFANAYWGHPAYKLPPEANLMAVAHYLEALDWQREVIKVQAVLGAKNPHPQTFLTGGMSVPVDPNAQNALNADKLMMIREWLVQAREFVEKVYIPDLLAVASFYLDWAKYGAGVQNYLTFGDFPTAEGQRREDYWLKPGLVRKGEFPAAAAPQADKIAEYVTHSWYRYSGGDDKGLRPWQGETEPHYTGPKPPYPDQYVSDVDAKYSWVKAPRYDDTPFEVGPLARMVVGYAQGHKEIKETVDFVLQTLKVPASALFSTLGRTAARGIECLIMARKNVEWLDMLAANMGRGDLRIADNDRWDPSAWPAEAEGVGFHEAPRGTLSHWIRIKNGEIANYQAVVPSTWNASPRDPQGQRGPYEEALIGTPVADPEQPIEILRTIHSFDPCLACAIHVLDAKGREITRVKGL; encoded by the coding sequence ATGGCCAAGAAGATCGTGGTCGACCCGATTACCCGAATCGAAGGGCACCTGCGCATCGAGGCGAAGGTGGAGGACGGCGTCATCACCGATGCCTGGAGCATCGGCACCATGTGGCGGGGCATCGAGAAGATCCTCCACGGCCGGGATCCGCGGGAGGCCTGGTATTGGACCCAGCGGTTCTGCGGCGTGTGTACCACCGTGCACTCCCTGGCCTCGGTGCGGGCCGTGGAGGATGCCGTGGGCATGCAGGTGCCCCTGAACGCGGAACTGATCCGCAACCTGATCATGGGCATCCAGAACGTGCAGGACCACGTGATCCACTTCTACCACCTGCACGCCCTCGACTGGGTGGACATCGTGTCGGCCCTGAAGGCCGACCCGGGGGCCACGGCCAAGCTGGCCCAGTCCATCTCCGACTGGCCCAAGAGCTCCAAGGACTACTTCACCGCGGTGCAGAAGCGGGTGGCCGCCTTCGTGGGGACCAAACGGCTCGGTCCGTTCGCCAACGCCTACTGGGGCCACCCCGCCTACAAGCTGCCGCCCGAGGCCAACCTGATGGCCGTGGCCCACTACCTCGAGGCCCTGGACTGGCAGCGTGAGGTCATCAAGGTCCAGGCGGTCCTGGGCGCCAAGAACCCCCACCCCCAGACATTCCTCACGGGCGGCATGAGCGTGCCGGTGGATCCCAACGCCCAGAACGCCTTGAACGCCGACAAGCTGATGATGATCCGGGAGTGGCTGGTCCAGGCCCGGGAGTTCGTGGAGAAGGTGTACATCCCCGACCTGCTGGCCGTGGCGTCGTTCTACCTGGACTGGGCCAAGTACGGGGCCGGCGTGCAGAACTACCTCACCTTCGGCGACTTCCCCACAGCCGAGGGTCAGCGCCGGGAGGACTACTGGCTCAAGCCCGGCCTCGTGCGAAAGGGCGAGTTCCCCGCGGCAGCGGCGCCCCAGGCCGACAAGATCGCGGAGTACGTCACCCACAGCTGGTACCGGTACTCGGGCGGCGACGACAAGGGGCTTCGGCCCTGGCAGGGGGAGACCGAGCCCCACTACACCGGCCCCAAGCCGCCGTACCCCGACCAGTACGTGAGCGACGTGGACGCCAAGTACTCGTGGGTCAAGGCCCCCCGGTACGACGACACCCCCTTCGAGGTGGGGCCCCTGGCCCGGATGGTGGTCGGCTATGCCCAGGGCCACAAGGAGATCAAGGAGACGGTCGACTTCGTCCTCCAGACCCTCAAGGTTCCGGCCTCGGCCCTGTTCTCGACCCTGGGCCGCACGGCGGCCCGGGGCATCGAGTGCCTGATCATGGCCCGGAAAAACGTGGAGTGGCTCGACATGCTGGCTGCCAACATGGGCAGGGGGGATCTGCGGATCGCGGACAACGACCGTTGGGACCCGTCGGCCTGGCCGGCCGAGGCCGAGGGGGTGGGCTTCCACGAGGCGCCCCGGGGCACCCTGAGCCACTGGATCCGCATCAAGAACGGGGAGATCGCCAACTACCAGGCCGTGGTGCCGAGCACCTGGAACGCCTCGCCCCGGGACCCCCAGGGGCAGCGGGGGCCCTACGAGGAGGCCCTGATCGGCACGCCCGTCGCCGACCCCGAGCAGCCCATCGAGATCCTCCGGACCATCCACTCCTTCGACCCCTGCCTAGCCTGCGCCATCCACGTGCTGGACGCCAAGGGTCGGGAGATCACCCGGGTGAAGGGCCTCTAG
- a CDS encoding RtcB family protein: MSEGSELRRIDEYRWEIPRQGTMRVPGVIYASEEMIGHIRSERAPEQVRNVATLPGILKASMAMPDVHWGYGFPIGGVAGMDAEEGVVSPGGVGYDINCGCRLMTTHLTVSEVRPRLRDLVGFLFSRIPSGVGSTGAIRLSRKDERGVLVQGARWTVEVGYGWPEDLEATEEEGCLEGADPDAVSPRAYERGFNQVGTLGSGNHFLEVQYVERIFDPEAAEAFGLAEGQVTVMIHSGSRGFGYQVCDDYLKVMAREVAREGLELPDRQLACAFLRSDAARKYLGAMAAAANYAWANRQALMHWTREALLDFFGASPRDLGLRLLYDVAHNIAKSELHVVDGRERWVLVHRKGATRAFGPGDPRVPARYRAVGQPVLIPGDMGRASYILRGTAKAMEETFGSTCHGAGRVLSRKAALKRKRGAQVRRDLEQQGIFVFSAGTKTLAEEMPEAYKDVDEVVGVVDGAGISRKVARLRPLGVVKG, translated from the coding sequence ATGAGCGAGGGAAGCGAGCTCAGGCGGATCGACGAGTACCGCTGGGAGATCCCCCGGCAAGGGACCATGCGGGTGCCGGGGGTGATCTACGCCAGCGAGGAGATGATCGGCCACATCCGGTCGGAGCGGGCTCCCGAGCAGGTGCGCAACGTGGCCACCCTGCCGGGGATCCTGAAGGCCAGCATGGCCATGCCCGACGTGCACTGGGGCTACGGCTTCCCCATCGGGGGTGTGGCCGGGATGGACGCGGAGGAAGGGGTGGTCTCGCCCGGCGGGGTGGGCTACGACATCAACTGCGGGTGCCGCCTGATGACCACCCATTTGACCGTGTCCGAGGTCCGACCCCGGCTGCGGGACCTGGTGGGGTTCCTGTTCTCGCGCATCCCGTCCGGGGTGGGGTCCACCGGCGCGATCCGGCTGTCGCGCAAGGACGAGCGCGGGGTGCTGGTGCAGGGCGCCCGGTGGACGGTGGAGGTCGGGTACGGATGGCCCGAGGATCTGGAGGCGACCGAGGAGGAAGGCTGCCTGGAGGGGGCGGATCCGGACGCGGTCTCCCCTCGGGCCTACGAACGGGGATTCAATCAGGTCGGCACCCTGGGGTCGGGCAATCACTTCCTCGAGGTCCAGTACGTGGAGCGGATCTTCGACCCCGAGGCGGCGGAGGCGTTCGGCCTGGCAGAGGGTCAGGTCACCGTGATGATTCACTCCGGCAGCCGGGGGTTCGGCTACCAGGTGTGCGACGATTACCTGAAGGTCATGGCCCGGGAGGTGGCCCGGGAGGGCCTGGAGCTGCCGGACCGGCAGCTCGCCTGCGCGTTCCTGCGGAGCGACGCGGCCCGGAAGTACCTGGGGGCCATGGCCGCGGCGGCCAACTACGCATGGGCGAACCGGCAGGCCCTGATGCACTGGACCCGGGAGGCGCTTCTGGACTTCTTCGGGGCCTCGCCCCGGGATCTGGGGCTCCGGCTCCTGTACGACGTGGCCCACAACATCGCAAAGAGCGAGCTCCACGTGGTGGACGGCCGGGAGCGGTGGGTGCTGGTTCACCGGAAGGGGGCCACCCGGGCCTTCGGGCCTGGCGATCCCCGGGTTCCGGCCCGATACCGGGCCGTCGGTCAGCCGGTGTTGATCCCCGGCGACATGGGGCGGGCCTCCTATATCCTCCGGGGCACGGCCAAGGCCATGGAGGAGACCTTCGGATCCACCTGCCACGGGGCCGGCCGGGTCCTGAGCCGCAAGGCCGCTCTGAAGCGGAAGAGGGGGGCCCAGGTGCGCAGGGATCTGGAGCAGCAGGGGATCTTCGTGTTCTCGGCCGGCACGAAGACCCTGGCCGAGGAGATGCCCGAGGCCTACAAGGACGTGGACGAGGTGGTCGGTGTGGTGGACGGGGCCGGCATCTCCCGGAAGGTGGCCCGGCTCCGGCCCCTGGGGGTGGTGAAGGGATGA